In Chryseobacterium sp. C-71, the genomic window TTGGAAGATTAATCCATTTTGAGGGTGCAATAACTATCTTGTCAGAATTTCGATTAAGGTAGGCTCCCCACCAGCTAAACGTACTGTTGGCAATGATGTTATGTTTACAGTTTGACATTAGAAACATATCTATATAAGCATTTTCTTTAGTATTCCAATCTATATATTCTGCATTAGAAATATTGAAATTCTCCTTTACCCAAGCCATATCATCTGAAAAAAAAATAAAAATGGGATTTTCAACTTTTTGTTTTATCATTTCTATGGAATCTTTGTAGTACTGAATAGTACAAATATTACCATAAATACTATTCAATCCGATATAATCTCCCCTTCTTATGTGTATGCTTACAGATTGTGAGTTTTTTATTTTGTTTAATACCAATTTATTTTCATCATTAAGAGACACATTAAAATTAAATAAATCTAACGTAGCTGGCGTAAAAAAATCTAAATCATGCCAATAACCATAAAATACTTTATTTTGCATATTTGAAGATTCAATCATTTCTCCTTTATTTAAAAGTCTATTTTTTAGTTTAAATAAATTAATTATAAAATTAGACTTTAAGCTTTTTGGTGGAAGAGAAATATCCTGAAAACAATTTTTCAATTCAAAGCCATTGTGATCCCCCAATTCTTTTCTTCCATAAAACCCCACTATATCATCTTTACAATTAGAAAGCAAATAATTATAAAATACATACTGGAACATTTGATTTCCCAATCCTCCTTTAAAAGCTATTATTTTCATATTTATTTTGTGATTTTTTTTTTATTATTATGATACGTAAAAATAACAATCCCAAGAAAAACATCATTGTTTGAATAGCCCATTGTATTATATTGTCACCGTAAGTTGGGAGCATAATAAGTTGTGGAAAGCCAGTCATCATAAAACCTAAACTTTTAATATAAACAGAACGATGCATAAAACATCTATTAATGAAAAATAACATAACAACATTAAAAACAATTGATACAACGACTGTAAAAATACCCATTTGCCATGCCGAAACTGCGTAGGCAGATACTCCAGTATTAAAAGTTTCACTGGTATCTCCTAATAGATAAGGTACTCTTCGGGAAGGAATGCCTGAAACTTCAGAATTAAAACTTGTAGCAGTTGGTTTTTCATTCCAGACTACTCTTGGAATAAATTTGAGAAGACTACCTAAGTATGGATTAAACCCGGCAAATTCCTCACCATCATATTTTAGTAAAGCTGTACTGTAAGCAAAACTATTAAGTTTTGTATTGAATTCTTCTAAAGCAAGATTGAATACATCATTTTGTTTAATACTTACATCCGAATCAGAAACCCGACTAGATGAAAGATATGGTAGTAAAACAATTGAAAAAACAAGAAAAACTGCTGTAAAAACTGATATCGCAACTTTTTTAGCTTTCTTTTCTTCACGTTTGTATATGAAATAAAGAACATATATTAATCCTAATAAATAGATTCTACTTCCACCCAAAACCAGAACAATTGATAATGTGATCAAAACTGATCCTATCCACTTTTTTCTTTTTTCATCTGCCCCGTATAGAAAATAGACCCAAAAATATGCTACTAAAAAGTTACTAAAGAAAGCTAAAACTTGTAAAACCCCACCTTGTTGATTTTCAATAGAGTTATTCTCCATATAATCTAGATTATTCTTTACCAAAAAAATTATGTATATAATTAAAAATATAAAACTAAATCTAAAAAAGAATATATCTCTAATGTTCTCCTTATAATAGATTACTCTATAATTGGTAAAATTTATCTTCCTTTTCCTAAATAATATCGTAAATAGTAGAAGTATAGCATTATAGAATATGAGCTCTTTTATTAAAAGTTTATAATAAAAGTTCATATCAATTTTAAGAAAATCAAAAACAATAGTATAGCCCAATAATGTTAAAGTTATTGGGATAAAATACCACATTACAAATGCTATTGTTATAAAAATCTTTAAGAGATTGTGAATCTCAATTTTTTTATTTATATAGACTAAATTTATGGATATTAATACTAATAATATAATTACATAAAATTCTAACATCCTATTATTTAATATTGGATTTTGAAAACTTACTACTAACGAATAATGTTATGACACCTGAAATAATAAATGATATTAAAGTACATATTACTGCACCTTCAAACTGAAAATATTTGATAAATAAATAACCAAAAATTACCGTAAATAGCCCTGGCAGTAAATTGCTAAGAACTAAAATTTTTGCTTTTTTATAATAATAAATTTCATAGATAGAAACTTGTCCTATTGCATAAAAGGCTGTACCTACTACAAGATAAGGAAGACTCCAGGAAACATCAATATATTTTGCATCTAGTAATATTCTTACAATAAAATCATTGAATAACATAAAAAACATAAACACAAATATCCAAAATAATATAGAGTATTTTTTTAAAGCTTTATTAGCATTTGATATATACCCTGGATTATTTTTTTCATTAGCATAAGCTATTGGAACATACATATTACTTACGACAGCTATAAAAGCACTAGCCGGTGTGAGTGCCAAAGCAACCATAAGACTGTAATTTGCAACATCTGCTTTTGTAAGTAGTGCATCTAAGTACCATCTACAGATCATATTTTGAAGCCATATAAAAAAACCCCACAGTAAAAATGGTAGTGAAAATTTTAATATAAGTGAAAAAATTTCCTTGAATTTTGCAATGCTAAAGTGTTTCAGCCTGATATTTTTTCTTTCAAAGCATATACTCAAAACAATAGTTAATAAAGAAGAAATAATACTACTAGAAATAAACAAAATAACATCAGGCGAGCTGTAGAATACAAAATATAAAATAATTATTAATTGTGTACTAAATTCAATCGTTCTGATGATTAATAACGTCAATCTTTTTTTTTGACTATTAAGCGTTACCATAAAAAGCGTGCGATACACTTTTGTTAAAATAAACAATAATAATAGTAATGAAATATCTTTCCAAATAACG contains:
- the wzy gene encoding O-antigen polysaccharide polymerase Wzy; amino-acid sequence: MLEFYVIILLVLISINLVYINKKIEIHNLLKIFITIAFVMWYFIPITLTLLGYTIVFDFLKIDMNFYYKLLIKELIFYNAILLLFTILFRKRKINFTNYRVIYYKENIRDIFFFRFSFIFLIIYIIFLVKNNLDYMENNSIENQQGGVLQVLAFFSNFLVAYFWVYFLYGADEKRKKWIGSVLITLSIVLVLGGSRIYLLGLIYVLYFIYKREEKKAKKVAISVFTAVFLVFSIVLLPYLSSSRVSDSDVSIKQNDVFNLALEEFNTKLNSFAYSTALLKYDGEEFAGFNPYLGSLLKFIPRVVWNEKPTATSFNSEVSGIPSRRVPYLLGDTSETFNTGVSAYAVSAWQMGIFTVVVSIVFNVVMLFFINRCFMHRSVYIKSLGFMMTGFPQLIMLPTYGDNIIQWAIQTMMFFLGLLFLRIIIIKKKSQNKYENNSF
- a CDS encoding lipopolysaccharide biosynthesis protein, whose translation is MKYFSLQKERYVEISLVIANNFLEFFSIIVITKLASSNLSKEQYGFYALILSIYSLISMLPFLSLHSAIEKYLIEYKEDGKLKSNYIYILCIHLLFFIVYLLLLPFIKIFLPVIWKDISLLLLLFILTKVYRTLFMVTLNSQKKRLTLLIIRTIEFSTQLIIILYFVFYSSPDVILFISSSIISSLLTIVLSICFERKNIRLKHFSIAKFKEIFSLILKFSLPFLLWGFFIWLQNMICRWYLDALLTKADVANYSLMVALALTPASAFIAVVSNMYVPIAYANEKNNPGYISNANKALKKYSILFWIFVFMFFMLFNDFIVRILLDAKYIDVSWSLPYLVVGTAFYAIGQVSIYEIYYYKKAKILVLSNLLPGLFTVIFGYLFIKYFQFEGAVICTLISFIISGVITLFVSSKFSKSNIK
- a CDS encoding alpha-1,2-fucosyltransferase — translated: MKIIAFKGGLGNQMFQYVFYNYLLSNCKDDIVGFYGRKELGDHNGFELKNCFQDISLPPKSLKSNFIINLFKLKNRLLNKGEMIESSNMQNKVFYGYWHDLDFFTPATLDLFNFNVSLNDENKLVLNKIKNSQSVSIHIRRGDYIGLNSIYGNICTIQYYKDSIEMIKQKVENPIFIFFSDDMAWVKENFNISNAEYIDWNTKENAYIDMFLMSNCKHNIIANSTFSWWGAYLNRNSDKIVIAPSKWINLPNQKLNIFPKNWIKL